Proteins from a single region of Catenulispora acidiphila DSM 44928:
- a CDS encoding MBL fold metallo-hydrolase: MKIHHLNCGSVREIERTYEGPAAAHAVNHCLLLETDGDGLVLVETGLGLVDIADPDGVLGAGWVKASQPVLAEQETAIRQVEGLGFGAGDVRHIFLSHLDVDHCGGLPDFPEAQVHLLRAELEAALAQAPSARYRPAHWEHGPKWVQYAPEANDQWFGFSAQQAEGLSEEILMVPLGGHTEGHTGIAVRDGDDWLLHCGDAYYYHRELDDEPEPHPLLNWVQTTYETHHDLRLGTQARLRELVRAHGDQVTLIAAHDPWEFARLQQLQQPRGSERRVAKI; this comes from the coding sequence ATGAAGATCCATCACTTGAACTGCGGGTCGGTCCGGGAGATCGAGCGCACCTATGAAGGGCCGGCGGCGGCGCATGCGGTGAACCACTGTCTGCTGCTGGAGACCGATGGCGATGGGTTGGTGCTGGTGGAGACGGGGTTGGGGCTCGTTGACATCGCTGATCCAGACGGGGTGCTCGGTGCTGGGTGGGTTAAGGCATCGCAGCCTGTGTTGGCGGAGCAGGAGACTGCGATTCGGCAGGTCGAAGGGCTTGGGTTCGGTGCCGGGGATGTGCGGCACATCTTCCTCAGCCACTTGGACGTCGACCACTGCGGTGGGCTGCCGGACTTCCCCGAGGCGCAGGTTCACCTGCTGCGTGCCGAGCTGGAGGCCGCGCTGGCGCAGGCGCCGAGTGCCCGCTACCGGCCTGCGCACTGGGAGCACGGGCCGAAGTGGGTTCAGTATGCGCCCGAGGCCAATGATCAGTGGTTCGGGTTCAGCGCGCAGCAGGCCGAGGGGTTGTCGGAGGAGATCCTGATGGTTCCGCTCGGCGGTCACACCGAGGGACACACCGGTATCGCCGTGCGCGACGGCGACGACTGGCTGCTGCACTGCGGCGATGCCTACTACTACCACCGCGAACTCGACGACGAGCCGGAACCGCATCCGCTGCTCAACTGGGTGCAGACCACGTACGAGACCCACCACGACCTGCGGCTCGGCACCCAGGCCCGGCTACGCGAACTGGTCCGCGCCCACGGTGACCAGGTCACGCTCATCGCCGCGCACGACCCGTGGGAGTTCGCGCGCCTCCAGCAGCTCCAGCAGCCGCGGGGCAGCGAGCGCCGCGTTGCGAAAATATAG
- a CDS encoding TetR/AcrR family transcriptional regulator — protein MGEKGTQTRDSLLDATQDLIETAGYFGTGLNTVIAAAGAPRGSLYFHFPGGKDQLVTEALRRGGQEVSALMREVAEAAPDTAAAVTGLLDALADRLEASSWRKGCPVATVALDISASSDTLREVCSDIYRSWESALAARLSADGHPTPDDTATAILALIEGALLLARVHQQREPLERVKRVVATLL, from the coding sequence ATGGGCGAGAAAGGCACGCAAACACGAGACTCCCTCCTGGACGCCACCCAGGACCTGATCGAGACCGCGGGCTACTTCGGCACCGGCCTCAACACCGTGATCGCAGCAGCCGGAGCACCCCGGGGCTCGCTCTACTTCCACTTCCCCGGCGGCAAGGACCAGCTGGTCACCGAAGCGCTGCGGCGCGGCGGGCAGGAAGTCAGCGCCCTCATGCGCGAGGTCGCCGAAGCCGCGCCGGACACCGCCGCCGCCGTCACCGGCCTGCTGGACGCACTGGCCGACCGGCTGGAAGCCTCCAGCTGGCGCAAAGGCTGCCCGGTGGCGACCGTGGCCCTGGACATCTCCGCATCCAGCGACACCCTGCGCGAGGTGTGCAGCGACATCTACCGCAGCTGGGAAAGCGCGCTCGCCGCACGCCTGAGCGCCGACGGCCACCCGACGCCGGACGACACCGCCACCGCGATCCTCGCCCTCATCGAAGGCGCCTTGCTGCTCGCCCGCGTCCACCAGCAGCGCGAACCCTTGGAGCGCGTCAAGCGCGTCGTCGCCACGCTGCTGTAG
- a CDS encoding SDR family NAD(P)-dependent oxidoreductase, translating to MSKVIAVLGAGQGLGTSIARRFAAEGFRIALVARRKERLDALVDELSAGGIEAVGFTADLSAPEEIPTLMQAIRERFGQIDVIEYGPIPGSHFTPAAELRPDALAQDIPLLLLTPLAIVQAVLAEWKQRGDGAFLMTTGATAVHPMPYWSGVGPLMAAARNWLYSLNGELAPAGIYAGTLSIAAFITGSEAAQAAATDPKAASFPVVDPADLADLYWDMYAKRDRVEEVHPDLKTS from the coding sequence ATGTCCAAAGTGATCGCTGTCCTGGGCGCCGGCCAAGGTCTCGGCACCTCGATCGCCCGACGCTTCGCCGCCGAGGGCTTCCGCATCGCCCTGGTGGCGCGCCGCAAGGAACGCCTCGATGCCCTGGTCGACGAGCTCAGCGCCGGGGGCATCGAAGCGGTCGGCTTCACCGCCGACCTGTCCGCGCCGGAGGAGATCCCTACCCTGATGCAGGCGATCCGCGAGCGGTTCGGCCAGATCGACGTGATCGAATACGGCCCGATCCCCGGCAGCCACTTCACCCCGGCCGCCGAGCTGCGACCGGACGCCCTGGCCCAGGACATCCCGCTGCTCCTGCTCACACCCCTGGCAATCGTCCAAGCCGTACTCGCCGAATGGAAGCAGCGCGGCGACGGCGCCTTCCTGATGACCACCGGCGCCACCGCCGTCCACCCCATGCCCTACTGGAGCGGCGTCGGCCCGCTGATGGCCGCCGCCCGCAACTGGCTGTACTCCCTCAACGGCGAACTCGCCCCCGCGGGCATCTACGCCGGCACCCTGTCCATCGCCGCCTTCATCACCGGCAGCGAAGCAGCGCAGGCAGCCGCCACCGACCCCAAGGCGGCATCCTTCCCCGTCGTCGACCCAGCCGACCTCGCCGATCTCTACTGGGACATGTACGCCAAGCGCGACCGCGTCGAGGAGGTCCACCCCGACCTCAAGACCAGCTGA
- a CDS encoding glycosyltransferase: MKHRRQRMRQENSAMERERLEQRLASGSVSPIIAAGLRSDYAVRAAATRGLGYWVAARKQAFDRNVARSKTDPNSGLRLLLARIGGDSPAWDAQPRLVDFEDSFGPVIDELEPDLIHANDADMLGVAARAVVRARSRGRDVKLVYDAHEFFPGEIRHGDASWHVVMAGEERRYLPLVDGVCAAAEHIATAMAECYQLSTVPTVVNNMPERSTLVGVGEEVPGVRGDLELDADVPLIVHAGMVAPVRGLDAIVRALAEPGMSHAHFAMLVGSRQGHVADLVGLAESLDCGERLHLLDYVPVQELTAYLATATVGVEPFLHTPHQELTVTTKFWSYLNARLPIVVSDVKAMSGLVGEMGNGEVFVAGDAQSAAAALRKVFENRERYTAVYEADGPEATRFTWEPQAERMLALYQAVMHA, translated from the coding sequence GTGAAGCATCGGCGGCAGCGGATGCGGCAGGAGAACAGTGCGATGGAGCGGGAGCGGCTGGAGCAGCGGCTGGCGTCTGGTTCGGTTAGTCCGATCATTGCGGCTGGGTTGCGGTCGGACTATGCCGTCCGCGCTGCTGCGACTCGCGGTCTCGGCTACTGGGTGGCGGCTCGCAAGCAGGCGTTTGATCGCAACGTCGCGCGCAGCAAAACTGATCCGAACAGTGGTCTGCGCCTGTTGTTGGCCCGGATCGGCGGCGACTCTCCGGCGTGGGATGCCCAGCCGCGGCTGGTCGACTTCGAGGATTCCTTCGGTCCAGTCATCGACGAGCTGGAGCCGGACCTCATCCACGCCAACGACGCGGACATGCTGGGTGTCGCAGCCCGCGCGGTGGTGCGGGCCCGCTCCAGAGGCCGCGACGTCAAGCTGGTCTACGACGCCCACGAGTTCTTCCCCGGCGAGATCCGGCACGGCGACGCCAGCTGGCATGTCGTCATGGCCGGCGAGGAACGCCGCTATCTGCCGCTGGTCGACGGTGTCTGTGCGGCGGCGGAGCACATCGCCACCGCGATGGCCGAGTGTTATCAGCTCTCGACGGTGCCGACCGTGGTCAACAACATGCCCGAACGCTCGACGCTGGTCGGCGTGGGCGAGGAAGTGCCGGGTGTCCGCGGTGACTTGGAGCTGGACGCCGACGTGCCCCTGATCGTGCACGCGGGCATGGTCGCGCCGGTCCGCGGTCTGGATGCGATCGTGCGGGCGCTGGCGGAGCCGGGAATGAGCCACGCGCACTTCGCCATGCTCGTCGGCTCGCGCCAAGGGCATGTGGCTGACCTGGTAGGTCTGGCGGAATCGCTGGACTGCGGGGAGCGCCTGCACCTGCTCGACTACGTGCCGGTCCAGGAGCTGACGGCGTATCTGGCCACTGCAACAGTGGGCGTGGAGCCGTTCCTGCACACTCCGCACCAGGAATTGACCGTCACAACGAAGTTCTGGTCGTACCTGAACGCGCGGCTGCCGATCGTGGTCAGCGACGTGAAAGCCATGTCAGGCCTTGTCGGCGAGATGGGAAACGGCGAGGTGTTCGTGGCAGGTGACGCTCAAAGCGCCGCGGCGGCGCTGCGGAAGGTATTCGAGAACCGGGAACGGTACACCGCCGTCTACGAAGCCGACGGACCCGAGGCGACGCGATTCACCTGGGAGCCACAGGCCGAGAGAATGCTGGCTCTGTACCAGGCGGTCATGCACGCCTGA
- a CDS encoding N-acetyltransferase, with protein sequence MDFERFDARSAADHEIEEVAELLEAIDLFDRPDGPHVSRLLLAQLRDPVAEPEVERQLWLAREAGEMVAAAWLHLPRDKEQLIVVQVRIRPDLRRRGRGRRFADALIPELRTIGRSQVLGTVPSGSGFEAWCVAMGMRPASRFVNQRLRLAETEPGRWDVPDPLGYRMAAWTGAAPEELLASYAMARRAISDQVSGLDTREPDWTPELVRAVEAEAAESGTEIWAVAAVHEESGEVAGMTDLYIFRAQPELGIQHYTAVVRGHRGHGLGLAMKAAQLRRLAAERPGLLEVTTQTGDLERMAAISRELGFQDLGSSVHLVAELAELASDQVSAPTTPAS encoded by the coding sequence ATGGACTTCGAGCGCTTCGATGCACGGTCGGCTGCCGATCACGAAATCGAGGAGGTCGCCGAACTGCTCGAAGCGATCGATCTCTTCGACCGCCCCGACGGGCCACATGTGAGCCGGCTGCTCTTGGCGCAACTCCGCGATCCTGTCGCGGAGCCGGAGGTCGAGCGGCAGCTGTGGCTGGCCCGGGAGGCCGGGGAGATGGTCGCCGCCGCCTGGCTGCATCTGCCCCGGGACAAGGAGCAACTGATCGTCGTCCAGGTGCGGATCCGGCCGGATCTGCGTCGGCGTGGGAGGGGCCGCCGCTTCGCCGATGCTCTGATACCTGAGCTGCGGACCATCGGCCGGTCGCAGGTGCTCGGGACGGTGCCCTCCGGCAGCGGCTTCGAGGCCTGGTGCGTCGCTATGGGAATGAGGCCCGCTTCGCGTTTCGTCAACCAGCGGCTGCGGCTCGCCGAGACCGAGCCCGGCCGCTGGGACGTGCCGGATCCCCTGGGCTACCGCATGGCGGCGTGGACAGGAGCCGCACCGGAGGAGCTCCTGGCGTCATACGCGATGGCCCGCCGCGCAATCAGCGACCAGGTGAGCGGGCTCGATACCCGTGAGCCGGACTGGACCCCCGAACTCGTCCGCGCCGTGGAGGCCGAGGCTGCCGAATCCGGCACTGAGATCTGGGCGGTCGCCGCCGTCCACGAGGAAAGCGGCGAGGTGGCGGGCATGACAGATCTCTACATTTTCCGGGCTCAACCCGAGCTCGGTATCCAGCACTACACCGCCGTAGTACGCGGCCATCGCGGCCACGGTCTGGGCCTGGCGATGAAGGCGGCACAACTGCGGCGACTGGCCGCCGAGCGCCCCGGCCTCCTCGAGGTGACGACCCAGACCGGCGACCTGGAGCGCATGGCCGCAATCAGCCGCGAGCTCGGCTTCCAGGATCTGGGAAGCAGCGTTCACCTCGTGGCTGAGCTCGCGGAACTGGCATCGGATCAGGTGAGCGCACCGACGACGCCGGCGTCGTGA
- a CDS encoding winged helix-turn-helix transcriptional regulator yields the protein MGAMQDSTDMEMASAIGPCASIPADQMAFIRQVLDRVGDKWSMLIIAVLADSPLRYTDLHRQIPGISQRMLTHTLRHLHEDGLLTRTPHAEVPPRVEYALTPLSHGLHEIVTQLIHWASTHHDEIRANRSSTGTSSSRS from the coding sequence ATGGGCGCCATGCAGGACAGCACCGATATGGAGATGGCGTCCGCGATCGGGCCGTGCGCGAGCATCCCCGCGGACCAGATGGCCTTCATCCGCCAGGTACTCGACCGCGTCGGCGACAAATGGAGCATGCTGATCATCGCCGTCCTCGCCGACAGTCCCCTGCGCTACACCGACCTCCACCGCCAAATCCCCGGCATCTCCCAACGCATGCTCACCCACACCCTCCGCCACCTCCACGAAGACGGCCTCCTCACCCGCACCCCCCACGCCGAAGTCCCCCCACGCGTGGAGTACGCCTTAACCCCCCTCAGCCACGGCCTCCATGAGATCGTCACCCAACTGATCCACTGGGCCTCAACCCACCACGACGAGATCCGCGCGAACCGCTCCAGCACCGGCACGTCCTCATCCCGGTCCTGA